The following are from one region of the Carnobacterium gallinarum DSM 4847 genome:
- a CDS encoding helix-turn-helix domain-containing protein: MGHLGGKIKEIRLIKGITQRELAEGICTQATISNLENETSLPSLSILLSIADRLNIDFSEIYEYIAINGNSYSEIFKRVRVMCGQRKHKEAYDLIKEKIEFDKLGTPYELKQYYYYIGITNLIGFKNYSDAHYYFNLALSTVVGKNLDFLDVLATNGIGVAYLMDNELEKARTYFEKSLVQLNEIIGTSNSLQDSLEITKIYYNTAKFYSSVEDYEKAIQLSTLGIDLLHRENLSYYLDFLLYEKGFNLMKLGEKTEASEYYFYAAAMAKLNNNEHAIEGIKADMKKYKIPSYKYS, translated from the coding sequence ATGGGACATTTGGGAGGAAAAATAAAAGAAATTCGTTTGATAAAAGGAATTACACAAAGAGAGCTTGCTGAGGGAATTTGTACACAAGCCACTATTAGTAATTTAGAAAATGAAACGAGTTTACCATCGTTATCGATTTTACTATCGATTGCCGATCGCTTGAATATTGATTTTAGTGAAATTTATGAATATATCGCAATTAATGGGAACAGCTATTCTGAAATATTTAAACGAGTTCGTGTGATGTGTGGACAAAGAAAACATAAAGAAGCCTATGATTTAATTAAAGAAAAAATTGAGTTTGACAAACTTGGAACACCATATGAGTTAAAACAATACTACTACTATATTGGTATTACAAACTTAATTGGTTTCAAAAACTATTCAGATGCTCACTATTATTTTAATTTAGCTTTGTCGACAGTCGTTGGAAAGAACCTAGACTTCTTAGATGTACTGGCAACGAACGGAATAGGTGTTGCTTATTTAATGGATAATGAACTAGAAAAAGCCCGAACTTACTTTGAAAAATCATTGGTTCAGCTAAATGAAATCATCGGGACAAGTAATAGTCTTCAAGATAGTCTTGAAATAACTAAAATTTACTACAATACTGCAAAATTCTATTCAAGTGTTGAAGATTACGAAAAAGCAATTCAACTGTCAACATTGGGAATTGACTTATTGCACCGTGAAAATTTATCTTACTATTTAGATTTTCTTTTATATGAAAAAGGTTTTAATCTAATGAAATTAGGTGAAAAAACAGAAGCTAGTGAATATTATTTCTACGCGGCAGCAATGGCAAAATTAAACAATAATGAACATGCGATTGAGGGCATTAAAGCGGATATGAAAAAATATAAAATTCCAAGCTACAAATATTCATAA
- a CDS encoding MBL fold metallo-hydrolase — translation MLKVIRIKTGTIEENCYILSNQKNCIVVDPGNDADKIIATIATLAVTPVAILLTHAHFDHIGALEDIRNHFKIPVYIDPAEQSWLGSPELNLSERFGQSVIANPAEFDLAYQKYDLEGIQFKVVPTPGHSIGSVSFIFDDFVVVGDALFKGSIGRTDLPNASFQQLIESINTELFTLPDNLVVYPGHGDDTTIGIEKTTNPHFN, via the coding sequence ATGTTGAAGGTAATACGAATTAAGACTGGTACTATTGAAGAAAATTGTTATATCCTCTCAAATCAAAAAAATTGTATCGTTGTTGATCCAGGTAATGATGCGGATAAAATCATTGCTACGATTGCAACTTTGGCTGTTACTCCTGTAGCTATTTTACTTACACATGCACATTTTGACCACATTGGTGCCCTTGAAGACATTCGCAACCATTTTAAGATTCCTGTTTATATTGATCCAGCTGAACAATCTTGGTTAGGTTCACCAGAGTTAAATCTATCTGAACGTTTTGGTCAATCGGTTATTGCCAATCCTGCTGAATTTGATTTAGCCTATCAAAAATACGACTTGGAAGGAATTCAATTTAAAGTTGTCCCAACTCCTGGCCATTCTATTGGTAGTGTTAGTTTTATTTTTGATGATTTTGTAGTTGTTGGCGATGCTTTATTTAAAGGCAGTATTGGACGAACAGATTTACCAAATGCTAGTTTTCAACAATTAATCGAATCTATCAACACAGAACTATTCACTTTGCCAGATAACTTGGTTGTTTATCCTGGTCATGGCGACGATACAACGATTGGTATTGAAAAAACTACTAATCCGCATTTCAATTAA